One stretch of Pseudomonas azotoformans DNA includes these proteins:
- the prpF gene encoding 2-methylaconitate cis-trans isomerase PrpF: protein MAHVAQIKIPATYMRGGTSKGVFFSLTDLPEPAQVPGAARDALLLRVIGSPDPYDKQIDGMGGATSSTSKTVILAKSTRADHDVDYLFGQVSIDKPFVDWSGNCGNLSAAVGSFAVSAGLVDAARVPHNGVAVVRVWQANIGKTIIAHVPITDGAVQETGDFELDGVTFPAAEVQLEFMDPAAEEEGGGGSMFPTGNLVDDLEVPGVGTFKATLINAGIPTIFINAEDLGYTGTELQGAINSDPKALAMFETVRAYGALRMGLIQHLDEAAQRQHTPKVAFVAKPADYVASSGKAIKAGDVDLLVRALSMGKLHHAMMGTAAVAIGTAAAISGTLVNLAAGGVERNAVRFGHPSGTLRVGAEATQVNGEWVVKKAIMSRSARVLMEGFVRVPGDAF, encoded by the coding sequence ATGGCACACGTAGCGCAAATCAAGATCCCCGCCACCTACATGCGTGGCGGCACCAGCAAGGGCGTGTTTTTCAGCCTCACGGACCTGCCCGAACCGGCGCAGGTGCCGGGCGCTGCACGCGATGCCTTGCTATTGCGGGTGATCGGCAGCCCCGACCCCTACGACAAGCAAATCGACGGCATGGGCGGCGCCACCTCGAGCACCAGCAAAACCGTGATCCTGGCCAAAAGCACCCGCGCCGATCATGACGTGGATTACCTGTTCGGCCAGGTCTCCATCGACAAACCCTTCGTCGATTGGAGCGGTAACTGCGGCAACCTGTCGGCGGCGGTCGGTTCCTTCGCCGTCAGTGCCGGCCTGGTCGACGCGGCCCGCGTGCCCCACAACGGCGTGGCGGTGGTGCGTGTGTGGCAGGCCAACATCGGCAAGACCATTATCGCCCACGTGCCGATCACCGACGGCGCCGTGCAGGAAACCGGTGACTTCGAACTCGACGGCGTGACCTTCCCGGCTGCCGAAGTGCAGTTGGAATTCATGGACCCGGCGGCGGAAGAGGAGGGCGGCGGTGGTTCGATGTTTCCCACCGGCAACCTGGTAGACGACCTGGAAGTGCCTGGCGTCGGCACCTTCAAGGCAACGCTGATCAACGCCGGTATCCCGACCATCTTCATCAACGCCGAAGACCTCGGCTACACCGGCACCGAGCTGCAAGGTGCGATCAACAGCGACCCCAAGGCCCTGGCGATGTTCGAAACCGTGCGGGCTTATGGCGCGTTGCGCATGGGCCTGATCCAGCACCTGGACGAAGCTGCCCAACGTCAACACACACCGAAGGTGGCGTTTGTGGCCAAGCCTGCGGACTACGTGGCGTCCAGCGGCAAGGCGATCAAGGCGGGTGATGTGGACCTGCTGGTGCGTGCGCTGTCCATGGGCAAGTTGCACCACGCGATGATGGGCACGGCGGCGGTGGCGATCGGTACGGCGGCAGCGATTTCCGGCACCCTGGTCAACCTCGCGGCCGGTGGCGTGGAGCGCAATGCCGTGCGCTTCGGGCACCCGTCCGGCACCTTGCGCGTCGGCGCTGAAGCCACCCAGGTCAACGGCGAGTGGGTGGTGAAAAAAGCCATCATGAGCCGCAGCGCCCGGGTGTTGATGGAGGGGTTCGTACGCGTCCCCGGCGATGCTTTCTAA
- the acnD gene encoding Fe/S-dependent 2-methylisocitrate dehydratase AcnD gives MNTEFRKPLPGSRLDYFDARAAVEAITPGAYATLPYTSRVLAENLVRRCAPATLNASLSQLIERKRDLDFPWFPARVVCHDILGQTALVDLAGLRDAIALQGGDPAQVNPVVPTQLIVDHSLAVEAGGFDPDAFEKNRAIEDRRNEDRFHFIEWTKKAFKNVDVIPPGNGIMHQINLEKMSPVIQVRDGVAFPDTCVGTDSHTPHVDALGVIAIGVGGLEAESVMLGRASWMRLPESVGVELTGKLQPGITATDMVLALTEFLRQQKVVGAWLEFFGEGASALTLGDRATISNMAPEYGATAAMFYIDQQTIAYLKLTGREDEQVTLVEQYARHTGLWADDLKGAQYERGLTFDLSSVVRNMAGPSNPHARVATRDLASKGISGQWDEVPGQMPDGAVIIAAITSCTNTSNPRNVIAAGLLARNANKLGLTRKPWVKSSLAPGSKTVAMYLEEAGLGHELEKLGFGVVAFACTTCNGMSGALDPVIQQEIIDRDLYATAVLSGNRNFDGRIHPYAKQAFLASPPLVVAYAIAGTIRFDIEKDVLGLDANGKEIRLQDIWPSDEEIDAVVKASVKPEQFRQVYIPMFAIHEDTGPKVAPLYDWRPQSTYIRRPPYWEGALAGARPLKGMRPLAVLPDNITTDHLSPSNAIMLDSAAGEYLAKMGLPEVDFNSYATHRGDHLTAQRATFANPKLFNEMVVENGKVKQGSLARIEPEGQVTRMWEAIETYMDRKQPLIIIAGADYGQGSSRDWAAKGVRLAGVEAIAAEGFERIHRTNLVGMGVLPLEFLPGTDRHTLKIDGSETYDVVGARTPRAQLTLVINRKNGERVEVPVTCRLDTAEEVSIYEAGGVLQRFAQDFLESAATA, from the coding sequence ATGAACACTGAATTTCGCAAACCGCTCCCCGGCAGCCGCCTGGACTACTTCGACGCCCGTGCGGCTGTCGAGGCAATCACCCCCGGCGCCTACGCCACCTTGCCTTACACCTCCCGCGTGCTTGCGGAAAACCTCGTGCGCCGTTGTGCCCCGGCCACCCTCAATGCATCCCTGAGCCAACTGATCGAACGCAAGCGTGACCTCGATTTCCCATGGTTCCCGGCCCGCGTCGTCTGCCACGACATCCTCGGCCAGACCGCCCTGGTCGACCTCGCCGGCCTGCGTGACGCCATCGCCCTGCAAGGCGGTGACCCGGCCCAGGTCAACCCGGTGGTGCCGACGCAACTGATCGTCGACCATTCCCTGGCCGTCGAAGCCGGCGGTTTCGACCCGGACGCATTCGAGAAAAACCGCGCCATCGAAGACCGTCGCAACGAAGACCGTTTCCACTTCATCGAGTGGACCAAGAAGGCCTTCAAGAACGTCGACGTGATCCCGCCCGGCAACGGCATCATGCACCAGATCAACCTGGAGAAAATGTCCCCGGTGATCCAGGTGCGCGACGGCGTGGCCTTCCCCGATACCTGCGTCGGCACCGACAGCCACACCCCCCACGTGGATGCGCTGGGCGTGATCGCCATCGGTGTCGGCGGCCTGGAAGCCGAGAGCGTGATGCTCGGTCGCGCCTCGTGGATGCGCCTGCCGGAAAGCGTCGGCGTTGAACTGACCGGCAAGCTGCAACCGGGCATCACCGCCACCGACATGGTGCTGGCGTTGACCGAGTTCCTGCGTCAACAGAAAGTGGTCGGCGCCTGGCTGGAGTTCTTCGGCGAAGGCGCCTCGGCACTCACCCTTGGCGACCGTGCAACCATCTCCAACATGGCCCCGGAATACGGCGCGACCGCGGCGATGTTCTACATCGACCAGCAGACCATCGCCTACCTGAAACTCACCGGCCGTGAAGACGAGCAAGTCACCCTGGTGGAGCAATATGCTCGCCACACCGGCCTGTGGGCCGATGACCTGAAAGGCGCGCAATACGAGCGTGGGCTCACCTTCGATCTGTCCAGCGTCGTGCGCAACATGGCCGGCCCGAGCAACCCCCATGCCCGTGTTGCCACCCGCGACCTGGCGTCCAAGGGCATTTCCGGCCAGTGGGACGAAGTGCCCGGCCAAATGCCTGACGGTGCGGTGATCATCGCCGCTATCACCAGTTGCACCAACACCAGCAACCCGCGCAACGTGATCGCCGCAGGCTTGCTGGCACGCAACGCCAACAAGCTGGGGCTGACGCGCAAGCCGTGGGTCAAATCGTCCCTGGCACCCGGCTCGAAAACCGTGGCCATGTACCTGGAAGAAGCCGGCCTGGGCCATGAGCTGGAAAAGCTCGGTTTCGGCGTGGTGGCGTTCGCCTGCACCACCTGCAACGGCATGTCCGGCGCGCTCGACCCGGTGATCCAGCAGGAAATCATCGACCGCGACCTGTACGCCACCGCTGTGCTGTCGGGCAACCGCAACTTCGACGGGCGAATCCACCCCTACGCCAAGCAGGCATTCCTCGCGTCGCCGCCGCTGGTGGTGGCGTACGCGATTGCCGGCACCATCCGCTTCGACATCGAAAAAGACGTGCTCGGCCTCGACGCCAACGGCAAGGAAATCCGCCTGCAGGACATCTGGCCGAGCGATGAAGAGATCGACGCAGTGGTCAAGGCCTCGGTCAAGCCGGAGCAGTTCCGCCAGGTCTACATCCCGATGTTCGCCATCCACGAAGACACCGGCCCGAAAGTCGCGCCGCTGTACGACTGGCGCCCGCAGAGCACCTATATCCGTCGCCCGCCGTACTGGGAAGGTGCGCTGGCCGGGGCGCGTCCGCTCAAGGGCATGCGCCCATTGGCGGTGCTGCCGGACAACATCACCACCGACCACTTGTCGCCGTCCAACGCGATCATGCTCGACAGCGCCGCTGGCGAATACCTGGCGAAAATGGGCCTGCCGGAAGTCGACTTCAACTCCTACGCGACCCACCGTGGCGACCACTTGACCGCGCAGCGCGCAACCTTCGCCAACCCGAAACTGTTCAACGAAATGGTGGTGGAAAACGGCAAGGTCAAGCAGGGTTCCCTGGCGCGCATCGAGCCGGAAGGCCAGGTCACGCGGATGTGGGAAGCCATCGAGACCTACATGGATCGCAAGCAACCGCTGATCATCATTGCCGGTGCCGACTACGGCCAGGGCTCGTCCCGCGACTGGGCGGCCAAGGGCGTGCGCCTGGCCGGTGTGGAAGCGATTGCCGCCGAAGGTTTCGAGCGCATCCACCGCACCAACCTGGTGGGCATGGGCGTGTTGCCGCTGGAGTTCCTGCCGGGCACTGACCGCCACACCCTGAAGATCGATGGCAGCGAGACCTATGACGTGGTCGGTGCGCGCACTCCACGCGCGCAGTTGACCCTGGTGATCAACCGCAAGAATGGCGAACGTGTCGAGGTGCCGGTGACCTGCCGCCTCGACACCGCCGAAGAAGTGTCGATCTACGAGGCGGGCGGCGTGTTGCAGCGTTTTGCCCAGGACTTCCTGGAATCGGCGGCGACGGCCTGA
- the prpC gene encoding bifunctional 2-methylcitrate synthase/citrate synthase: protein MAEAKVLSGAGLRGQVAGQTALSTVGQAGAGLTYRGYDVRELAADAQFEEVAYLLLYGELPTKTELAAYSAKLGKLRDLPQALKEVLERIPADAHPMDVMRTGCSFLGNIEPEQDFSVQRDVTDRLLAAFPAIMCYWYRFSHDGKRIDCVTDEPSIGGHFLHLLHGKKPSELHVKVMNVSLILYAEHEFNASTFTARVCASTLSDLYSCVTAAIGSLRGPLHGGANEAAMEMIERFSSAEEAVEGTLGMLARKDKIMGFGHAIYKDSDPRNEVIKGWSKKLADEVGDKVLFPVSEAIDKTMWEQKKLFPNADFYHASAYHFMGIPTKLFTPIFVCSRLTGWAAHVFEQRANNRIIRPSAEYTGVEQRKFVPIERR from the coding sequence ATGGCTGAAGCAAAAGTACTGAGTGGTGCCGGCCTGCGTGGCCAGGTGGCCGGGCAGACCGCACTGTCCACCGTGGGCCAGGCCGGCGCCGGCCTGACCTATCGCGGCTACGACGTGCGCGAACTGGCCGCCGATGCGCAGTTTGAAGAAGTTGCCTACCTGCTGCTGTACGGCGAGTTGCCGACCAAGACCGAGCTGGCTGCCTACAGCGCCAAGCTGGGCAAGCTGCGCGACCTGCCGCAAGCGCTGAAGGAAGTGCTGGAGCGCATCCCCGCCGATGCCCACCCGATGGACGTGATGCGCACCGGATGCTCGTTCCTCGGCAATATCGAACCGGAGCAGGACTTCAGCGTGCAGCGCGACGTCACCGACCGCCTGCTCGCCGCCTTCCCGGCGATCATGTGCTACTGGTATCGGTTCAGCCACGACGGCAAGCGCATCGACTGCGTGACCGACGAGCCGAGCATCGGCGGCCACTTCCTGCACCTGCTGCATGGCAAGAAGCCCAGTGAGTTGCACGTCAAGGTGATGAATGTGTCGTTGATCCTCTATGCGGAGCACGAATTCAACGCCTCGACCTTCACGGCGCGTGTGTGTGCGTCGACACTTTCCGACCTGTATTCCTGCGTCACCGCCGCCATTGGCTCGCTGCGCGGCCCGCTGCACGGCGGGGCCAACGAAGCGGCGATGGAGATGATCGAACGTTTCTCGTCCGCTGAAGAGGCGGTCGAAGGCACCCTCGGCATGCTGGCGCGCAAGGACAAGATCATGGGCTTCGGCCACGCGATCTACAAAGACAGCGACCCGCGTAATGAAGTGATCAAGGGCTGGTCGAAAAAACTTGCGGACGAGGTGGGCGACAAGGTGCTGTTCCCGGTCTCCGAAGCCATCGACAAGACCATGTGGGAGCAGAAGAAGCTGTTCCCCAACGCCGACTTCTACCACGCCTCGGCGTACCACTTCATGGGCATCCCGACCAAGCTGTTCACCCCGATTTTCGTGTGCTCGCGCCTGACTGGCTGGGCGGCGCATGTGTTCGAACAGCGCGCCAACAACCGCATCATCCGTCCAAGCGCCGAATACACCGGCGTTGAGCAGCGCAAGTTCGTGCCAATCGAACGTCGCTGA